tgcatgcgccaaaagggagaccagtttaagacgtgagggcggatctagtgtattatacatcaatggattTTTGAAATTGTTATGCCGGGTCGCGTACCGGTGCCGATAAAAGGTGGCGGGGCGCCGTACAACCCTGACTATTTCAGCATAAACTCAAcaataagaaaataattttcgttaaataaaaaaaaaacaaatgaaaccaATTTTTAACATATATTTCAGAATGTAtcgtatgtatatctacatatataaatcacaaaatatttcataatataactataattcaatttaaaaactacaaaagctATTTTGCATTAATAGAAAGCTTTTCAAAAACAAGTGTGATATTAAAaagctaaaaatattttgatagcaTTACAAACAAATAATCCAAAGCACAAGCTTGCTTCAATATGGATATAACACAGCAAATAAGCTGCAAGTActttaaatcattattttatgcACACACGTGCACATAAATGCATACTGaacttaaataatataaatacgtatgttcAATTACGAAGACTTATCGATTTTAATGAAGGAATGATCGATTTAAAATCGTCGACtgcgattttattatttaaataaatagtttcGAGCTTTTCGCAATTCTTTAGATACTGCAAATCGTTCGACTCAATGTTATTACCGTCCAAATAAATCGTACGAAGCTCTGGTAAACTCGGGAATCCGCACAGAGATTCTATAGAGTTATTTCCCAAATCTAAAATCTGCAAACGGGAATACATAACATAAAATTAGTAGTATATTACActgcacatatgtacaaaaacatGTATTACATTCATACAAACCTGACAATTTTGCAATACTTGAAACGAAGACAACGAACGAGACGTCAACTTAAATCCCCTTGCGTTTACACTCTTGCAAGCACTCCAATATTGGAGGTAATACAACTTTGTTATTTCGACGAGACCGTCGTCATCACTTTGACATTTGAAACGTCCTTGTTTGACCGAGTCGAAATTTGTTTCTAGACAGTATTGTATATGCCAACGGGATAATAAatctttgtaataattttttcgcATCGGATCCAATGACATAAGCTCGCTTAATAATTCATGGCACTTTtgataatttgatatgtgatcGATAGAATTTAATATAACAGCGAATGTGAGCAACGtccctaaaatttaaaacagaAAGTATAaaacgaacatatgtatatttaaaataatatataagtatgtacatattagagacacgtattttgggcattttgctattaatgctaaaattcggaatagatgctaaactaacaaacaaaagtgaaatttgcatataaaatatataaaactaatagacaatttagaagggtcttcctatccctttgcccatttattatgtgaagaaattgaggggataaaacagagcttgcagtttaccatagacggtgtttttcctgtcgaaaccaagcaactgttttgtctactactgtaaacaaaagaagacagttggagctgtgtatccaaaaagctgctcaaaaaagtgtcttaaaactagactcgcactcaagactgaATGCGACAAATCCATTCCTCCAaaaattgagtaaactattcaatccatctgtgacaggttcaaaatctaatattaatgttaaagaaacagttttgttttttagaaacttgccattgtttaatgtattaacagaggctcaatttttggaaggatatcagcacttttttagacgattgatagagaatataaaaagtgaatccacgccggatatatatgaagctattattgatggcaacaaaaattcttCCTATTCTTCAAAAGGGTCTTCCTATTcttttgcccatttattatgtgaagaaattgaggggataaaacagagcttgcagtttacagTAGAAATAAaagtttggaaggatatcagcacgtttttagacaattaatagagaatataaaaagtgaatccccgccagatatattgctattattgatggcaacaaaaattaaatatgaagagtttggttgtgcagctctaaaatctatttggtgtcccgtcaatagtgtggatgctgaaaggtattttagtaatacaatataattgttaccgatcgtcgcacgaatctcaaaaataatctgtagaaatatgctccatgtttagttttaataaatttcaattgatattatatttttatattcatattttttgtctttgtatttttatattcatgtttttttcattgtaattttaattccaaaatatttttgaatttttctattattttttaattgttgtgttgtctttaaattgtatatatgtatgtataaaatattattaaaattgatcgaaattttttattatttaaaattaaactcttcataaaaatagatgctaaaattgaacatttttaatgccctaaaacgctaaaatgcaaaatgaaaatgctaaaattgacaaaaatagatgcccaaaatacgtgtttctagtacatatgtatcaacgCCATACATTTACTATCGGGTTCCAGTTCCAACAATTGTTCGCAAGACTGTTGCTGATCTTTTAACTCTTCAATTACAGATTTACCAAAATTATTCGAGAAAGAAATCGGCGCATAGCCGACATACTCATTTCCCCGATCACATATAATAACATCCTTACTTTCATCGTGTCGAATTAGagttatctaaaaaaaacattatacaacaatcaattgttttttattgtacaaCAACAAAaccttaataaaaaataaaataaaaacaattcacACCTCAACATTACTGCAAGATGTTAAATCAATCTCAGAATCATGAACGAGTATCCACATTACATCCAATTGAAATCCAGATAATGATTTCCAACTACCAGAAATTACACTGCCGTTTACTGATAcgtcaacttgaaaatttgcCTGATTGAGAGATATGCTTTGATTAAATGCAATGTATGACTTTTCAGGCGATACTCTACAAACAGCTAATCCAATATCTTTAGATGATGCGCCTGaaacaaaaacatatatattatatttatttatttatttaacgttttttgaccattatggcattgagaagtcgaatagctcttggtataggagccattcgaaaaagaactgtgcgagcaggaggtacaaccatcgaatgatgatatctaccacgcacataattattagatacataaagtcccaactgttccagcaacaacgggcatgacgtattaccacgcaatagctggagaacgaaacgaattaacgagaagtttctccgaagttcaaggaaattatacccaagcatgcccaaaaggaaagaagTAGGATACAGATATGGGTAGTGCCCATACactttcttatatagaaaacgaagaaatgctttctgcactttttcgataatatgaGAGCTTCATgcagattccacacaatcgcattatactctagcttacttctaacaagcgagttgaaaagcaagcgagaagacaaggggttggagaataacctagcatatttcaagacaaatccaagtcgacgaaaggaaacgtcagcgactgtcttgatgtggttgtgaaaggtgaattgaggatcaaaagtgatacccaagtcgaccatagattccagaCGCTTCAACAACACGGATCCGATGGAATATctgtgacaatagagcgaattcgcacgtccataacgcataatggcacatttactagtattcagttcaagccctaaactggaactctAAACAGTGTTAATAtccgcttgaaggagagaggcttgcctctcattatacatataacgagcagcgtggactagtggttaacatagTATACTTTCGAGCGgtgtagtcacgggttcgagtcccactagagtcccggtGCCGgttagaccttggtttgtgactccaagttggtcgtttcttatcagagtttgccaatttttctgattttcattgaaacggttactgAAAAAAGTTGGCATCTCCTtacctatctctcttgctaacctcaagctattcagcgtcttgagattcgccaattttattattaaaattctataaaaatttctccatagatgtaactgtggatgtttatatgaattcacattctataaaaatgcttgtgtatattttgggtCTATCGGCATTGCCGCCTCCttcaagtatattaaataaatattgattgtattgtatctgtataagtgcactcgtcgctttggagcgatctataaTGGCGAGTGTTCACATTCTATGTTCTATACTATGAAACATTTATATACAAACTAATTTTGTGTGTGAATTCACTCACCGAGTAACCATCTTTGGTAAAACCACGCACTCGTATCATAAGGATCAGTAAAGGCAGCGTTAATTACTAATTCTAATTCATCTCGATGCTTTGTTTCTTCTTCACTGTTCATCTCTGCAATCGATCAAAGAgcatgttaataaataaaacttacaaaaaatcttataccaaattattttatacacaacCTCTAAAATTTGGAAatagtttcgttaataatttACTACGGTAATGCCAAGcggaataatttgaaaaattttcttgTATCTTCTGTGTTGAATAATCAAACTCGTCGTTCAAGTTAATGTTTGCTTTATTCACGACATAATTGCGATAATCCCAGCAATGAACTAaaatgttacaatacatatacatataaaaagaatGATGTAATTTTAagtgaatcatttttttaatacaatatattacaatttctTTCATCGAACTTGAGATATTTATTACACAAGCCGAGCTCCAAATTCCAATTTGCATTCTTTTTTTTCTCCAGAGCCCATATGCGATGATACCAAGCATAATATGATTTCGGATTAACTTTAAGGCAATTTTCGGTAAGTCGAAGCTCTATATCTAAGAATTCCTCTATGTTTGTACTAAAATTTATAAAGATAAACAATTAAAGTCTAATAcgagtatacatattattacattGCAAAACAAAAGCCTACTCATAAGACAACAGTATTTCTCGTCGAAAGTTCCACAAAGTACCAAAGTCAGGATTATCACCTAGCACTTCAGCGGTGAGCTTCAATGACTCTTCGTCGTATGCTTTTTGAGACCTCTGTGATATGATTAAGAATTCAATtagaaacacatacatatatacattgatatatgtacatataataggaaAATACCTtgagaaatattttttccatgCATGTTTTATAAACGATGAGTTTAGCTTGGCGCTCCTTTTGTTTCTTGATCTTCTCTTCTTCCGTGGTACGAACTCTCGCAATACCATGCTGAaattaattttgcaaaaaattacACTCAAAATgtttattgcagcataaataaaataaactatacgatacaataaatatgtatgactaattttaacaatagatataaaaataaggttatgttggatattttttattaatctaaCATCACTGATTTTTAAACGCaactaaaataaagtaaattactGTGAAATTGTCATAATCTATAAGAAAAcagttaaattaaataacaaaaaaaaaaaacaagaaattcACTCACCATCTTGACACTACAAATAATCAGCTGTCATCTGAAGCTGACATACAATGTAGCCACTACAAAAAAATCATAGCATTTTCACTATTGGGTAGTTTTGatggttcggtgatcattggtcacaaagcgctccccaaaagtcactaaaatctctataacggaacatctggcagcc
The nucleotide sequence above comes from Arctopsyche grandis isolate Sample6627 chromosome 4, ASM5162203v2, whole genome shotgun sequence. Encoded proteins:
- the RabGGTa gene encoding rab geranylgeranyltransferase subunit alpha, with protein sequence MHGIARVRTTEEEKIKKQKERQAKLIVYKTCMEKIFLKRSQKAYDEESLKLTAEVLGDNPDFGTLWNFRREILLSYDTNIEEFLDIELRLTENCLKVNPKSYYAWYHRIWALEKKKNANWNLELGLCNKYLKFDERNFHCWDYRNYVVNKANINLNDEFDYSTQKIQENFSNYSAWHYRSKLLTKLFPNFREMNSEEETKHRDELELVINAAFTDPYDTSAWFYQRWLLGASSKDIGLAVCRVSPEKSYIAFNQSISLNQANFQVDVSVNGSVISGSWKSLSGFQLDVMWILVHDSEIDLTSCSNVEITLIRHDESKDVIICDRGNEYVGYAPISFSNNFGKSVIEELKDQQQSCEQLLELEPDSKWTLLTFAVILNSIDHISNYQKCHELLSELMSLDPMRKNYYKDLLSRWHIQYCLETNFDSVKQGRFKCQSDDDGLVEITKLYYLQYWSACKSVNARGFKLTSRSLSSFQVLQNCQILDLGNNSIESLCGFPSLPELRTIYLDGNNIESNDLQYLKNCEKLETIYLNNKIAVDDFKSIIPSLKSISLRN